The following proteins are encoded in a genomic region of Fervidobacterium pennivorans DSM 9078:
- a CDS encoding sulfide/dihydroorotate dehydrogenase-like FAD/NAD-binding protein, translating into MNQEELNNVILRKRKLAYGVHDVWIKNDLIGRQAKPGQFVIVRISEKGERIPLTIAESNGEAFRIVVKAVGKSTYELCSLNEGDILYDVVGPLGKPSEIKYHGNVLIIGGGVGIAAILPIAKALKSAGNNITVIIGARTIQDLILRDEFTFADKLLPTTDDGSFGYKGNVIDAMKIELEKENYNVIWSIGPAIMMKLSSEIATKYNIPIWVSLNSIMIDGTGMCGGCRTVIKTDNSEKIQYVCVDGPEFDGRYVDWDSFIKRLNQYKEQEKLALERYLKEVGEPTWL; encoded by the coding sequence ATGAACCAAGAAGAGCTTAACAACGTGATATTGCGTAAGCGTAAATTAGCCTACGGAGTTCATGATGTCTGGATTAAAAATGATCTCATTGGTAGACAAGCTAAACCTGGTCAGTTTGTTATAGTGAGGATAAGTGAAAAAGGCGAACGCATACCTCTAACGATAGCCGAGTCCAATGGTGAAGCGTTCAGAATCGTTGTCAAAGCGGTTGGGAAATCCACATACGAACTGTGCTCGCTCAACGAAGGCGATATACTTTACGATGTAGTTGGACCACTCGGTAAGCCAAGTGAAATTAAGTATCATGGAAACGTACTAATAATCGGTGGTGGAGTTGGAATAGCCGCTATATTACCAATTGCAAAAGCGCTAAAAAGTGCAGGCAACAACATAACAGTTATAATTGGAGCAAGAACAATCCAAGATTTGATATTAAGAGATGAATTCACATTTGCCGATAAACTTTTACCAACAACAGACGATGGAAGTTTCGGATACAAAGGTAACGTGATAGATGCCATGAAAATCGAGCTTGAAAAAGAAAATTACAACGTAATTTGGTCGATAGGACCAGCTATCATGATGAAACTTTCAAGTGAAATTGCCACAAAATACAACATTCCCATTTGGGTTTCGTTGAATTCTATCATGATAGATGGTACTGGTATGTGTGGTGGTTGCCGAACGGTGATAAAAACTGATAATTCCGAAAAGATACAGTACGTATGCGTTGATGGACCAGAATTCGATGGTAGATACGTTGATTGGGATAGCTTCATCAAAAGGCTAAACCAATACAAAGAACAAGAAAAATTGGCTCTTGAAAGATATCTGAAAGAAGTTGGTGAACCTACATGGCTGTGA
- the rho gene encoding transcription termination factor Rho: protein MKQLEEMTMKELYELARKYDIPRYTSMRKQDLIFEILEAKAKSEGYFFGEGVLEIAPDGYGFLRSLETMLSGPKDIYVSQSQIRKFNLNTGDIVSGVIRPPKEGERFNAMIKIEAINYKPPEFADERVNFENLTPDYPKERYILETHKDTYSTRLIDLFTPIGKGQRGMIVAPPKTGKTTILKEIANGIATNHPDTIRIVLLIDERPEEVTDIKESVDAKVIAAPFDMPSDKQIKIAELTLEMCKRLVEYGNHVVVLLDSLTRLGRVYNITVPPSGKLLTGGVDPAALYKPKHFFGAARNTREGGSLTIIATALIETGSKMDEVIFEEFKGTGNMELVLSRQLANKRIFPAINLALSGTRKEELLIGQNELKKVWILRRMLSSMSEEEGLKLILSKLKETKSNEEFLALIDAQKTV, encoded by the coding sequence ATGAAACAACTTGAAGAAATGACAATGAAAGAACTCTATGAATTGGCAAGAAAATACGATATTCCTCGTTACACAAGTATGAGAAAGCAAGATTTAATATTTGAAATCTTGGAAGCTAAGGCAAAATCGGAAGGTTACTTTTTCGGCGAAGGTGTGCTTGAAATTGCTCCTGATGGATATGGATTTCTTAGAAGTCTTGAGACTATGCTATCTGGTCCAAAGGATATATACGTATCCCAGTCTCAAATAAGGAAGTTTAATCTGAACACTGGTGATATCGTCTCAGGTGTTATCCGTCCACCAAAAGAGGGCGAACGATTCAATGCAATGATAAAAATCGAAGCGATAAATTACAAACCACCCGAATTTGCAGACGAAAGAGTCAATTTTGAAAACTTAACACCGGATTATCCGAAGGAAAGATATATCCTTGAGACACATAAAGATACTTACTCAACAAGGTTGATTGACTTGTTCACACCGATAGGTAAAGGACAAAGGGGAATGATCGTCGCTCCACCGAAGACCGGTAAGACCACGATACTCAAAGAAATTGCCAACGGAATTGCAACTAACCATCCTGATACAATTAGAATCGTATTACTCATCGATGAACGACCTGAAGAAGTTACAGATATCAAAGAATCGGTAGATGCAAAGGTTATAGCAGCCCCGTTTGATATGCCTTCCGATAAGCAGATAAAAATTGCTGAACTTACGCTTGAAATGTGCAAAAGACTTGTTGAATATGGAAATCACGTTGTTGTGCTCCTTGATAGTCTTACACGACTTGGAAGGGTTTATAACATAACCGTTCCACCAAGTGGTAAACTGTTGACTGGTGGTGTTGATCCGGCTGCACTTTACAAACCCAAACATTTCTTCGGTGCTGCAAGAAACACAAGAGAAGGTGGAAGTTTAACCATCATCGCAACCGCACTCATAGAGACTGGATCGAAGATGGATGAAGTGATATTTGAAGAATTCAAAGGTACAGGTAATATGGAACTTGTGCTTTCAAGACAGCTTGCTAACAAAAGGATTTTCCCAGCCATCAATCTTGCACTTTCGGGTACAAGAAAAGAAGAATTATTGATTGGGCAAAACGAATTGAAGAAAGTGTGGATCCTTAGGCGTATGTTGAGCTCTATGTCTGAAGAAGAAGGTCTCAAACTCATACTTTCAAAATTGAAAGAAACGAAATCGAACGAAGAGTTCTTAGCTTTAATAGACGCCCAGAAAACAGTATAA
- the upp gene encoding uracil phosphoribosyltransferase produces the protein MLNVVDHPLIKHKLTLMRKKETGPKEFRELLREITLLIAYEATRHIQVYEMEVETPFEKTKGYYINDKDIVIIPILRAGLGMVDGILELLPNASVGHIGIYRDPETLQAVDYYFKTPKLHDKSEIFILDPMLATGVSAIDAITKVKELGGRQITFISLISSPEGVKAIEKVHPDVDIYTASLDRELNDHGYILPGLGDAGDRLFRTK, from the coding sequence GTGTTAAACGTAGTAGATCATCCTTTAATAAAGCATAAGCTCACATTGATGAGAAAGAAAGAAACCGGTCCAAAGGAATTCAGAGAACTTCTAAGAGAAATAACGTTACTCATTGCTTACGAAGCAACAAGGCACATACAAGTTTACGAAATGGAAGTTGAAACACCATTTGAAAAGACGAAAGGATACTATATAAACGATAAAGATATAGTCATTATACCTATTCTAAGAGCCGGATTGGGTATGGTCGATGGCATTCTTGAATTGTTACCGAACGCTTCAGTAGGGCATATCGGTATTTACAGAGACCCTGAGACTTTGCAAGCGGTGGATTATTACTTTAAAACTCCGAAGCTCCACGATAAAAGTGAGATATTTATACTCGATCCCATGCTTGCAACAGGTGTATCGGCTATCGATGCGATAACCAAAGTTAAAGAACTTGGTGGTAGGCAAATTACGTTTATCTCCCTCATCTCTTCCCCAGAAGGTGTGAAGGCTATCGAAAAGGTCCATCCAGATGTCGATATATACACGGCATCCCTCGATAGAGAACTTAATGACCATGGATATATCCTTCCTGGTTTGGGTGATGCCGGTGACAGATTATTTAGAACAAAATAA
- the prfA gene encoding peptide chain release factor 1, which produces MENIKDWVKKTLEELEKKMMENLDVKEMIKVSSDFTKFKEIDELINEYFNLLDEKELWKEEPGSEDEIAKLDLKIEKVSNEIIALLLPDDEFRDRNVFLEIRAGTGGEEAALFAGDLLRMYLRYAEIKGWDTEIIDESKSDLGGYKEVVVRIKGKNSGTYMKYERGVHRVQRIPVTESGGRIHTSTATVAVLPETKDVDVFIDPKDIRIDTYRASGAGGQYVNKTESAIRITHIPTGIVVTCQSERSQHQNKEKALMVLRSKLYELARREQDEKLSSQRKTQIGSGERSEKIRTYNFPQNRVTDHRINLTIYNLQAVLDGDLDLIIPKLMQYDIEEQLKELGILTEVEG; this is translated from the coding sequence ATGGAGAACATAAAAGATTGGGTAAAGAAAACACTCGAAGAACTCGAAAAAAAGATGATGGAGAATCTGGATGTTAAAGAGATGATTAAAGTTTCTTCGGATTTTACAAAGTTCAAAGAAATCGATGAATTAATAAATGAGTATTTTAATTTACTCGATGAAAAGGAACTTTGGAAAGAAGAACCTGGTAGTGAAGATGAGATTGCAAAGCTTGATCTAAAAATAGAAAAAGTTTCCAATGAGATAATCGCACTTTTACTTCCCGATGATGAATTCAGAGATAGAAATGTGTTCCTTGAGATAAGAGCTGGCACGGGTGGAGAAGAAGCGGCACTCTTTGCCGGTGATTTGCTGAGGATGTACTTAAGGTATGCTGAAATAAAAGGTTGGGACACTGAGATTATAGATGAAAGTAAATCAGACCTTGGCGGATACAAAGAAGTTGTTGTAAGAATCAAAGGTAAAAACAGTGGAACTTACATGAAATATGAAAGAGGTGTTCACAGAGTACAACGTATACCTGTCACAGAATCCGGTGGGAGGATACATACATCAACTGCAACTGTGGCGGTCTTACCTGAAACAAAAGATGTCGATGTCTTTATAGATCCAAAAGATATAAGGATTGATACGTACAGAGCATCCGGAGCGGGAGGACAGTACGTTAACAAAACAGAATCAGCAATTAGGATTACACATATTCCAACGGGTATCGTTGTGACTTGTCAATCGGAAAGGTCTCAGCACCAGAATAAAGAAAAAGCGTTGATGGTCTTAAGGTCAAAGCTTTACGAACTTGCACGAAGAGAGCAAGATGAAAAACTCTCCTCACAGAGAAAGACACAAATCGGAAGTGGTGAAAGAAGTGAAAAGATAAGAACGTACAACTTTCCACAAAACAGGGTGACAGACCACAGGATAAACCTAACGATATACAACCTGCAAGCTGTACTCGACGGTGACCTTGATTTAATAATTCCAAAATTGATGCAATACGACATAGAAGAACAGTTGAAAGAGCTCGGAATACTAACCGAAGTGGAGGGGTAA
- the istA gene encoding IS21 family transposase — MQNLTAHLNMIRAMKMKPNFSELARIYGIDRRTVKKYYEGYEGKPKNRNKPSKLDKYYDEIKSKLAIKGVTVKGVYEYLKSKDETIGTYSNFNKYVKKKGLKPEKKVKGHPRFETDPGEQAQVDWKENIKLVSRNGEEFVINVLDFKLGYSRYCCFEINRTKTQEELIESLIRIFKDIGGVPKEILFDNAAAVVDITGEKIKVNSRFKSFAKDFGFEVKLCKPRHSYTKGKVEAANKFIDWILPYQGEFETEEDLARIIKEINAKVNMQPNQTTQVPPALLFQKEKEYLQPLPDKRLIESYLNSYKSVKVQKDSLIYYKGSKYSVPPEYIGKTVQVKEVENKIYIYYNTNLLRIHVIDEKSINYHDEDYKQLMLMRVGQKEELNKICEENLKKFDNLLKN, encoded by the coding sequence ATGCAGAACTTAACAGCACATTTAAACATGATAAGGGCGATGAAAATGAAACCTAACTTTTCAGAACTTGCAAGAATATATGGGATAGACAGAAGAACAGTAAAAAAGTATTATGAGGGTTATGAAGGAAAACCTAAGAATAGAAATAAACCAAGTAAATTGGACAAATACTATGATGAGATAAAATCAAAGCTTGCTATCAAAGGAGTTACAGTCAAGGGTGTTTATGAGTATTTAAAATCAAAAGATGAGACAATAGGAACATACTCAAATTTCAATAAGTATGTTAAGAAAAAAGGATTAAAGCCAGAGAAGAAAGTAAAAGGTCACCCAAGATTTGAGACAGATCCAGGTGAGCAAGCGCAAGTTGATTGGAAAGAGAATATAAAGCTTGTCTCAAGAAATGGAGAGGAGTTTGTTATTAATGTTCTTGATTTTAAATTAGGTTATTCAAGATATTGCTGCTTTGAGATAAACAGGACAAAAACTCAAGAAGAATTAATAGAAAGTCTAATAAGAATATTCAAAGATATAGGCGGAGTACCTAAAGAGATTTTATTTGACAATGCAGCAGCAGTTGTTGATATAACAGGTGAGAAAATTAAAGTAAATTCAAGATTTAAAAGTTTTGCAAAAGACTTTGGGTTTGAAGTGAAACTGTGCAAACCAAGACATTCGTACACAAAAGGAAAAGTTGAAGCAGCAAACAAGTTTATAGATTGGATACTGCCATATCAGGGTGAATTTGAAACAGAAGAGGACTTAGCAAGGATAATAAAAGAGATAAACGCAAAGGTCAATATGCAGCCAAATCAAACAACTCAAGTCCCACCTGCTCTTCTGTTTCAAAAAGAAAAAGAGTATTTACAACCCTTGCCAGACAAAAGGTTAATAGAGAGTTACCTAAATTCCTACAAGTCAGTTAAAGTCCAAAAGGACTCTCTGATTTACTACAAGGGAAGTAAATACTCTGTTCCACCCGAATACATAGGAAAGACAGTCCAAGTAAAGGAGGTGGAAAACAAAATTTATATTTATTATAACACAAACCTGTTAAGGATACATGTTATTGATGAAAAAAGTATCAATTATCACGATGAAGATTACAAACAGCTAATGCTAATGAGAGTTGGTCAAAAAGAAGAGCTTAACAAGATATGTGAGGAGAACCTAAAGAAATTTGATAATCTGTTGAAAAACTAA
- the istB gene encoding IS21-like element ISCbe3 family helper ATPase IstB: protein MSNYVKLLNNLEELGLHNIKNNLDKYLDLVASGEKSMTDALYELSNLEIKAKEERAILGCVRVANFPFIKGIEDFDFSFQPSINKQQIMDLMSLRFLEGNENILFVGTPGVGKTHLATAIGIECAKRRYSTYFIHFQELIAQLKKALLENRLEYRLKHFSKYKVLIIDEIGYLPIDNDGANLFFQLISSRYEKSSTIITTNVVFSEWGEIFGGATIANAILDRLLHHSYVIFIKGPSYRLQSKTVYFSNTNQQN from the coding sequence ATGAGCAACTATGTGAAACTACTTAACAACTTAGAAGAGTTAGGTCTTCACAACATAAAGAATAATCTTGACAAATACTTAGATTTAGTGGCAAGCGGAGAAAAGAGTATGACAGATGCATTGTATGAACTTAGCAACTTAGAGATAAAAGCCAAAGAAGAAAGGGCTATATTAGGATGTGTGAGGGTAGCAAATTTCCCATTTATAAAAGGCATAGAAGATTTTGATTTTTCATTTCAGCCAAGTATAAACAAGCAACAGATAATGGACTTAATGAGTTTAAGATTTTTAGAGGGTAATGAAAATATACTATTTGTCGGAACACCAGGAGTAGGGAAAACGCATCTAGCCACAGCAATAGGTATAGAGTGTGCAAAACGAAGGTATTCAACATATTTTATACATTTTCAAGAGTTAATAGCTCAGCTAAAGAAAGCATTATTGGAGAACAGATTAGAGTACAGACTTAAGCATTTTTCGAAATACAAAGTTTTAATAATAGATGAGATAGGTTATTTGCCTATAGACAATGATGGAGCAAATTTATTTTTCCAGCTGATATCAAGCAGATATGAGAAGAGCAGCACAATAATAACAACTAATGTTGTATTTTCAGAGTGGGGAGAGATATTTGGTGGAGCGACGATAGCAAATGCAATTTTGGATAGGCTACTCCATCATTCTTACGTGATTTTCATAAAAGGTCCTTCATACAGATTGCAGTCAAAAACAGTATATTTTAGCAACACAAACCAGCAAAACTAA
- a CDS encoding DUF234 domain-containing protein — MQAGRYWAKDIEIDILGKDNNGRIYAGEVKWRNKKVGLKEYIGLKTKADKLRIPVDYFILISKSGFEEDLFKLNENLYLIEFTKENGWVVRFSPDSSAER, encoded by the coding sequence GTGCAAGCAGGAAGATACTGGGCGAAAGATATAGAGATAGACATTCTTGGAAAAGATAATAACGGGAGGATATATGCTGGAGAAGTTAAATGGAGAAACAAAAAGGTTGGGTTGAAGGAATACATCGGCCTAAAGACAAAAGCCGACAAGCTACGAATACCCGTAGACTATTTCATACTCATTTCCAAGAGTGGATTTGAAGAAGACCTCTTCAAACTAAACGAGAATCTCTATCTAATAGAATTCACAAAAGAAAATGGATGGGTTGTTAGATTTTCTCCTGATTCATCGGCAGAACGATAG